The following proteins are encoded in a genomic region of Trypanosoma brucei gambiense DAL972 chromosome 8, complete sequence:
- a CDS encoding DNA polymerase theta (helicase domain only),putative, protein MRKTVVRLKTFNPPQQLQGGNSSSVQLTRTNVNIITGNDNDKSRASSRAVTSVPERTLHSAAAPALQRVKRGREELPQNNSASGLSGVGAVIIPSSQFSEVGPWSQFMRKGAADLTAHPHAVPTSTEGDAPPRDFCDGDEDDMPPVSQEELQREAEEDMRLSTDVILTPGTPNGNTCEPFSSVSAVPTCTLTVPSLNSEVSQISTGLDYGNVYGHVPFGTPVINDNVPSGPSASALPRPSVDDPDFFYDLPVSVKDFYATRRGIKKLYNWQHEVLMRDDIRAGGSLVYSLPTSGGKTLVAEISLLRCLINRGQSCLFVLPFVSLAEEKTDAMIPLGDVLGFTVDGHYSTRGRFPLPVSKAVFVCTIEKANSLVNHMLEENTIGRIGTIVVDELHMLGETSRGATLELLLTKLLCLRHKVQIIGMSATIPNLPDIARWLRASCYIGNYRPVPLRQYAVVGGEVLEDGREVCRSLVAAGHTSENSQLVFLTTEVKGASVLVFCASRQQTVSTARLIARSRKEEIDKEGGVRYNAPSLALVADLRALDSEESSLLSQLVPYGVAFHHGGLVAEERTLIETAFRRRSIGVLCCTSTLAAGVNLPARRVIFKTPFVAVDFLTKSRYLQMCGRAGRAGLDEFGESFLFLSRKDRNRGCELMQQEVEACVSQLLEEKSTVERALLEFVAIGLIRSLSDARKWGENILFHHAPGPIDKGLNAGSVAVPEMLEGIIQSALSKLVERGLMQRLSRPAADASRADSDVLGDSDVTNAKNGDAKNNGTGDGDAILSSSPFGSCSVRSCFGVEDALIVRLELEKLQQSGLILADDLHMCYFVTPLRDPIDVDWSIYRDILSQLNETRQRIASMIGVDEFYVNQRAMGLGDAGGNGGGRAFATRRFYAALALADLLNEVPIGEVEQRYRCNRGQLQNLLRSASMFSSSITSFCRAMEWYSLEAVLASFVKRLGFGVKPDIIPLMEIKGVQPGRARALWRAGFKDPAAVAACTPAELLKRVKEANPPDSKVVKYFSIRSAVVVLREANAWVQQNIREKKGDLADITLQSSAY, encoded by the coding sequence ATGCGCAAGACGGTGGTGCGCTTAAAGACATTCAATCCGCCTCAACAATTGCAGGGAGGTAATTCTTCTTCCGTACAACTGACGCGAACAAACGTCAACATTATCACCGGTAATGACAACGATAAGAGTCGTGCATCTTCCCGAGCAGTGACATCGGTGCCGGAGAGAACATTGCATTCAGCAGCCGCTCCAGCATTGCAACGTGTGAAACGGGGCCGTGAGGAGTTGCCACAGAACAACTCAGCGAGCGGCCTTTCAGGAGTGGGTGCCGTAATAATTCCCTCGTCTCAATTTAGTGAGGTGGGGCCGTGGTCACAATTTATGCGGAAAGGGGCGGCGGATTTAACGGCGCATCCACATGCAGTTCCCACGTCTACAGAAGGAGACGCACCACCCCGTGATTTTTGTGATGGGGATGAAGATGACATGCCCCCCGTAAGCCAGGAGGAACTTCAGCGTGAAGCAGAGGAGGACATGAGACTTTCTACAGATGTTATTTTAACCCCTGGTACACCCAATGGAAACACTTGTGAGCCGTTTTCAAGCGTCAGCGCGGTGCCCACTTGCACTCTGACCGTCCCGAGTTTGAATTCAGAAGTTTCTCAAATATCAACCGGTCTTGACTATGGGAATGTGTACGGCCATGTTCCCTTTGGTACACCCGTCATTAACGATAATGTTCCGTCGGGACCGTCGGCGTCAGCTTTACCTCGTCCCTCGGTGGACGACCCCGATTTCTTCTACGATCTTCCCGTGTCTGTAAAGGATTTCTACGCGACGAGACGTGGTATCAAGAAGTTGTACAATTGGCAGCACGAAGTTCTAATGCGCGATGACATTCGTGCTGGTGGCAGTTTGGTGTACAGCCTTCCAACCAGCGGTGGTAAAACTCTTGTGGCCGAAATTTCCTTGCTTCGTTGCCTTATCAATAGGGGACAATCgtgtttatttgttcttCCCTTTGTATCGCTGGCGGAGGAGAAGACAGACGCTATGATTCCTCTAGGTGATGTGTTGGGGTTTACCGTCGATGGTCACTATAGTACGCGCGGAAGGTTTCCCTTACCAGTATCCAAggctgtgtttgtatgcacAATTGAAAAGGCAAACTCGTTGGTCAATCATATGCTAGAGGAAAATACAATTGGAAGAATTGGTACAATTGTGGTGGATGAACTTCACATGCTTGGAGAAACTTCTCGAGGTGCAACGCTGGAGCTACTACTGACGAAATTGTTATGCTTGCGGCACAAAGTGCAAATTATTGGCATGAGTGCTACGATACCGAATCTGCCGGATATTGCAAGGTGGTTACGGGCCAGTTGCTATATTGGAAATTACCGGCCTGTGCCACTTCGCCAGTATGCTGTTGTGGGAGGGGAGGTGCTGGAGGATGGTCGCGAAGTTTGTCGTAGTCTCGTTGCAGCCGGTCACACTTCCGAGAACAGCCAGTTGGTCTTTCTGACAACGGAGGTTAAGGGTGCGTCGGTGTTAGTATTCTGTGCGAGTCGACAGCAGACGGTGAGCACGGCACGTCTCATTGCGCGATCGCGAAAGGAAGAGATTGACAAAGAGGGTGGTGTGCGGTATAACGCGCCCTCTTTGGCCCTTGTGGCGGATCTTCGTGCTCTCGACAGCGAAGAGAGTTCTCTTCTGAGCCAACTTGTTCCTTACGGTGTTGCATTCCACCATGGGGGCTTGGTTGCTGAGGAACGCACGTTGATTGAGACTGCCTTTCGCCGTCGATCCATTGGCGTGTTGTGTTGCACTTCCACACTAGCCGCTGGTGTCAACCTTCCAGCGCGACGCGTAATCTTCAAGACACCGTTTGTCGCTGTCGACTTCTTAACGAAATCTCGCTACCTGCAGATGTGTGGGCGTGCGGGTCGCGCAGGTCTAGATGAATTTGGGGAGtcgtttttgttcctttctcGAAAGGACCGAAACAGAGGCTGCGAGTTGATGCAGCAGGAGGTGGAGGCTTGTGTTAGTCAGCtgttggaggaaaagagTACGGTTGAAAGGGCCCTTCTGGAGTTTGTCGCGATTGGACTCATTCGGAGCCTTTCCGACGCACGCAAGTGGGGGGAGAACATTTTGTTTCACCATGCACCTGGGCCTATTGACAAGGGATTGAACGCAGGATCGGTGGCGGTGCCAGAAATGCTGGAGGGCATCATACAGTCTGCTTTGAGCAAACTTGTGGAAAGGGGTCTGATGCAGCGGTTGTCGCGGCCAGCAGCGGATGCATCTCGAGCAGACTCTGATGTACTCGGCGATAGCGATGTCACGAATGCCAAAAACGGCGATGCGAAAAACAATGGCACTGGTGACGGAGACGCTATTTTAAGCTCGTCTCCATTTGGCTCCTGCTCTGTGCGCTCATGTTTTGGGGTCGAAGATGCCTTGATTGTGCGTTTGGAGTTAGAGAAATTGCAGCAATCGGGACTGATTCTTGCTGACGATTTGCACATGTGCTACTTTGTTACCCCTCTTCGTGATCCTATCGACGTTGACTGGTCTATCTACAGGGACATTCTTTCGCAACTCAACGAGACCCGCCAACGAATTGCGAGCATGATAGGTGTCGACGAATTTTACGTGAATCAACGTGCCATGGGGCTTGGTGATGCAGGCGGTAATGGTGGTGGGAGGGCTTTCGCAACTCGCCGTTTTTACGCCGCCCTTGCGCTTGCGGATCTTCTGAATGAGGTTCCTATCGGTGAGGTTGAGCAGCGCTACCGATGTAATCGCGGACAGCTTCAGAATCTACTACGTAGCGCCTCCATGTTCAGCAGCTCCATCACAAGTTTTTGCCGTGCTATGGAGTGGTATTCATTAGAGGCCGTTTTGGCATCATTTGTCAAGCGTCTGGGATTTGGTGTGAAACCGGACATCATACCATTAATGGAAATTAAAGGCGTACAGCCGGGGCGGGCACGTGCTCTTTGGCGGGCTGGGTTTAAAGATCccgctgccgttgccgcCTGCACCCCAGCGGAATTACTCAAGCGCGTGAAGGAAGCGAACCCGCCAGACAGTAAAGTGGTGAAATATTTTTCCATACGATCTGCCGTTGTGGTGCTGCGCGAGGCAAATGCGTGGGTTCAGCAGAACATCcgtgaaaagaagggagattTGGCTGATATAACCCTCCAATCTTCAGCCTACTGA
- a CDS encoding mitochondrial carrier protein, putative: MRKLRNLFLLFLVTAPRFIPHESGLTFLFGSAQMSRTIKKEKDTKPTHTSVALASSCATFATKSLLHPIDTTKCRIQHSVGKTLRSLHREYRGKWGPRYLYGGLPVKLLFSVPYQPLYMTTYAAASGALLPDGTASPHSYWVFLGGTIGAACAAELAGCVLRVPMETMKMRLQAGVVLNTAAAFRQMRMHGLHGFRRMVLSQTLLHDIPYSATQWIVYESLRPWTTQLLKNQKSDEQSASGAGPMSRWYSYAQTFLRTVLSGGFSALIASTVTVPLDVMRTRTVVAAAADPNITISAVARDAYRRGGARAFVRGSATRVLWVTSNMAVYFPLFELFTICM, from the coding sequence ATGCGCAAACTGAGaaatcttttccttttattcttAGTTACAGCACCCAGGTTTATACCGCACGAAAGTGGACTCACCTTCCTGTTCGGCTCCGCGCAAATGTCTCGCAccataaagaaggaaaaagacacAAAGCCGACCCATACTTCTGTCGCTCTTGCATCCTCCTGCGCGACATTTGCTACCAAGTCGCTGCTGCATCCCATAGACACGACTAAATGCCGGATACAGCATTCAGTGGGGAAAACATTGCGTTCGTTGCATCGAGAATATCGTGGCAAATGGGGGCCTAGGTATTTATATGGTGGATTGCCCGTCAAGTTACTCTTTAGTGTTCCATACCAGCCCCTGTACATGACAACATATGCTGCCGCTAGTGGTGCATTACTTCCCGATGGCACTGCCAGTCCTCACAGTTATTGGGTGTTTTTAGGAGGAACTATAGGTGCTGCTTGTGCCGCTGAACTCGCTGGCTGCGTCTTGCGCGTGCCAATGGAAACTATGAAAATGCGATTGCAGGCGGGAGTGGTGTTAAACACCGCGGCTGCTTTTCGTCAGATGCGGATGCATGGACTTCACGGTTTTCGTAGGATGGTGCTGTCACAGACGCTTTTGCACGATATTCCCTACAGCGCCACGCAGTGGATTGTATATGAAAGCCTTCGGCCATGGACTACTCAGCTGCTGAAGAATCAAAAGTCAGATGAGCAATCTGCCTCCGGGGCGGGCCCGATGTCGCGGTGGTATTCTTACGCACAGACCTTTTTGCGCACAGTCCTAAGCGGTGGATTTAGTGCTCTAATCGCTTCGACTGTCACTGTTCCACTTGATGTTATGAGGACACGAACAgttgttgccgctgctgcagatCCCAATATAACCATTTCTGCTGTTGCCCGTGATGCTTACAGGCGGGGAGGTGCGCGTGCCTTTGTTCGAGGCTCGGCCACACGTGTGCTTTGGGTGACCAGTAACATGGCTGTCTACTTTCCACTCTTTGAGCTTTTCACCATTTGCATGTAG
- a CDS encoding acetyltransferase, putative, whose protein sequence is MSLKRPRDEGGHDDLNTGQEENAQRNFDSMEEQDQHTPYLSLREARFSGRSMQEGFHLQLGEYEEPDEAKEVEELMNGHEDFGDLPKERQKALLDAVRVLVRKAAGTTNKNQLEHLRVKASRLVGFKDTARKSELTAAYRQLVRAGEVQESAAVEELLLRKRGKSHSGVLVVTVFMGPGQFSCPKDCHYCPNQPGIARSYLLKEPGVLRGYRNGWDPIRQFYDRASALENNGHVVDKIELIILGGTFSFYPKKYVEEFITGNFYAANTYYDSTPLRPIGTLEQEITANEDARCRIIGVTIETRPDYINLSELRRFRSLGVTRVQVGIQHLDDDILTIVNRDCPTAKTIVAIKRLLDAGFKVDAHWMPDLPGSSYSKDHEMFEYLFSEDNENFQVDQWKVYPTATVPYTKIEDWYRTGKYKPYAELDGGSWMVKLLVYIMENCPRRIRLNRIIRDIPTTYIMGGERRCNLRQVIEAEMKAKGIRCKDIRERECKGAPVDRNQTKVFVNEFRASGGTEFYLSVENMEQTILYGHLRLRLRDDSGESNSLVKALEGCALIRELHTYGKLIAVSRPNSGNEAQHMGVGTQLMREAERIAIERGFMKIAVIAGVGVRRYYAKLGYKLEDTYMVKQLTADKGSTITEEQVEQDDDNDNGGFISMLKGFMFGK, encoded by the coding sequence ATGTCGCTAAAGCGCCCTCGTGATGAAGGTGGACACGACGACCTCAACACTGGGCAAGAGGAAAATGCACAGCGAAACTTCGATAGTATGGAAGAGCAGGACCAACACACCCCTTACCTTTCACTAAGAGAGGCGCGTTTCTCCGGTCGGTCCATGCAAGAAGGTTTCCACCTTCAACTGGGCGAGTATGAAGAGCCAGACGAAGCGAAGGAAGTGGAAGAGTTGATGAATGGACATGAGGACTTCGGCGATTTACCGAAGGAGCGTCAAAAAGCATTGCTTGACGCAGTGAGAGTTTTGGTGAGGAAAGCTGCGGGTACCACAAACAAGAACCAACTGGAGCACCTTCGCGTAAAGGCGTCGCGGCTCGTGGGCTTTAAAGACACGGCGCGGAAGTCAGAACTTACGGCGGCGTATCGGCAGTTAGTGCGTGCGGGTGAAGTGCAGGAATCTGCGGCTGTGGAAGAGCTTCTCTTGCGTAAACGCGGCAAATCGCATAGTGGTGTACTTGTTGTGACAGTGTTTATGGGACCCGGCCAGTTTTCATGTCCAAAGGACTGTCACTACTGCCCAAATCAGCCAGGTATCGCCCGTTCCTATCTCCTGAAAGAGCCTGGTGTTCTTCGCGGGTACCGTAACGGTTGGGATCCTATCAGGCAGTTCTATGATCGCGCCAGTGCTCTGGAAAACAATGGCCATGTAGTTGATAAAATTGAGCTCATTATCCTGGGCGGgacgttttccttttacccCAAAAAGTATGTGGAGGAGTTTATAACCGGAAACTTCTACGCGGCGAACACATATTATGACTCCACTCCCTTGCGGCCTATTGGTACTTTGGAGCAGGAAATAACAGCTAATGAAGATGCGCGGTGCCGAATAATTGGCGTGACGATCGAGACCCGGCCTGATTATATAAATTTATCCGAGTTGAGACGATTCCGATCCCTTGGTGTCACTCGTGTTCAGGTCGGCATACAACACTTGGACGATGACATTCTCACTATCGTTAACCGTGACTGCCCAACTGCCAAAACCATCGTAGCCATCAAGCGGCTCCTTGACGCGGGATTCAAAGTTGATGCTCACTGGATGCCTGACTTACCAGGGAGCAGCTACTCAAAGGATCATGAGATGTTTGAGTATTTATTCTCGGAGGACAATGAAAATTTCCAGGTTGACCAATGGAAGGTGTACCCAACGGCGACGGTCCCGTACACAAAGATCGAGGACTGGTATCGTACGGGTAAGTACAAACCATACGCAGAGCTGGACGGTGGTTCCTGGATGGTGAAGCTTCTGGTGTACATCATGGAGAATTGCCCCAGGCGGATTCGATTGAATCGTATCATTCGAGACATACCGACGACATACATCATGGGTGGCGAGCGGCGGTGTAATCTTCGGCAAGTTATTGAGGCGGAAATGAAGGCTAAGGGTATCCGGTGCAAAGATATCCGCGAGCGTGAGTGCAAAGGGGCGCCTGTGGACAGAAATCAGACAAAAGTGTTTGTTAATGAGTTTCGCGCCAGTGGAGGAACGGAGTTTTACCTTTCCGTGGAGAACATGGAACAGACAATTCTTTACGGTCATCTGCGCCTTCGCCTGCGTGATGACAGTGGCGAATCGAATTCGCTCGTGAAGGCACTGGAGGGCTGCGCACTGATTCGTGAACTGCATACTTATGGTAAGTTGATTGCTGTATCTCGGCCCAATTCGGGTAATGAAGCTCAGCATATGGGTGTGGGCACACAACTAATGCGGGAGGCAGAACGAATTGCCATCGAGCGTGGGTTCATGAAAATTGCAGTTATTGCCGGTGTGGGTGTCCGGCGTTACTACGCAAAGCTTGGCTATAAGTTAGAGGACACATACATGGTGAAACAGCTCACTGCAGATAAAGGAAGCACTATAACGGAGGAGCAAGTGGAGCAGGATGACGATAATGATAATGGCGGCTTCATTTCTATGCTGAAGGGATTTATGTTCGGTAAATGA
- a CDS encoding electron transfer protein, putative gives MLRKVTSPYKVSIRRTAASVTAADSKKAILRLIRFDPETNKQRVESYEYDKHHDYMVLDLITAVKAHQDPTLAFRASCCEGVCGSCAMNINGVNSLACITFSQQVTTVGPLPNFPVIKDFVVDLRHFFRQYAYIRPFVRNVNLDRSRLDNIVERYKTITKVIHGVPSDDEAQLAQLESKSGAQTDVMALLQLLDAVCESGNVTHLIRTLEALQERGMQLDQGKVKALIEETLQNYKKRKLGA, from the coding sequence atgCTTCGTAAAGTCACTAGCCCATACAAGGTGTCCATCCGCCGCACTGCTGCCTCAGTCACTGCTGCAGATTCAAAAAAGGCAATACTCCGCCTCATTCGCTTTGATCCGGAAACTAATAAACAGCGCGTGGAAAGTTATGAGTACGACAAACACCATGATTATATGGTGCTCGATCTTATCACCGCAGTGAAAGCTCATCAGGATCCCACACTGGCTTTTCGTGCCTCATGTTGCGAGGGCGTGTGCGGAAGTTGTGCCATGAACATCAACGGTGTGAACAGTCTTGCGTGCATTACATTTTCACAGCAAGTTACAACAGTGGGCCCGTTGCCTAACTTTCCAGTTATTAAAGACTTTGTTGTGGACCTCCGGCACTTCTTTCGTCAGTACGCGTATATTCGACCCTTCGTCCGTAACGTTAACCTCGACCGTAGCCGCCTTGATAACATCGTAGAACGTTATAAAACCATAACAAAGGTTATTCATGGCGTTCCTTCAGATGATGAGGCGCAACTTGCCCAATTGGAGTCGAAGAGCGGGGCGCAGACGGATGTGATGGCGCTTCTTCAGTTACTTGATGCAGTTTGTGAGTCTGGAAATGTAACGCATCTCATCCGCACGTTGGAGGCGCTGCAGGAGAGAGGCATGCAACTCGATCAGGGAAAGGTGAAGGCACTTATCGAGGAAACGTTACAAAACTACAAGAAGCGGAAACTAGGCGCATGA
- a CDS encoding glycerol-3-phosphate dehydrogenase [NAD+],glycosomal, putative, which produces MVSGVTYLKRGAVFGSGAFGTALACVLAKKCESVSVWHMNANEARVVNQKHENVYFLPGAPLPANLTFTADAEECAKGAEIVLFVIPTQFLRGFLQKNSHILRNHVVSRNVPVVMCSKGIERSSLLFPAQILEEFLPNYPIGVIAGPSFAIEVAKGMLTNVCTAAADIDMARKIQRIMTTSDGSFRCWATTDVIGCEIASAMKNVLAIASGALKGLGTENNARAALISRGLLEIRDLTLALGGTGEAVFGLPGLGDLLLTCSSELSRNFTVGMKLGQGISLEEIKRTSKAVAEGVATAEPLERLAKKHNVHLPICHEVYNVLYANGCAKRSFKKLNSCKLADEGLPALPRTSKM; this is translated from the coding sequence ATGGTCTCCGGTGTGACATATCTGAAGCGCGGTGCGGTGTTCGGCAGTGGCGCCTTCGGTACCGCTCTGGCGTGCGTCCTTGCAAAGAAGTGTGAGTCTGTGTCCGTATGGCATATGAACGCCAATGAGGCCCGTGTTGTGAACCAGAAGCACGAAAACGTATATTTCCTTCCCGGTGCACCGCTTCCAGCTAACCTTACCTTCACGGCCGATGCTGAGGAGTGCGCGAAAGGTGCGGAGATTGTCCTCTTCGTCATCCCGACGCAGTTCCTCCGCGGGTTCCTCCAGAAGAACAGCCACATCCTCCGCAACCACGTTGTTTCCCGCAACGTGCCCGTGGTGATGTGCAGCAAGGGCATCGAGCGctcctccctcctcttccccgcACAGATCTTGGAGGAGTTCCTGCCCAACTATCCAATCGGTGTTATTGCTGGCCCTTCATTCGCCATTGAAGTTGCTAAGGGAATGCTGACAAATGTTTGCACTGCCGCGGCCGACATCGACATGGCACGAAAGATTCAGAGAATCATGACCACATCCGACGGCTCCTTCCGTTGCTGGGCAACCACCGATGTTATCGGATGCGAGATCGCAAGCGCCATGAAGAATGTGCTTGCCATTGCCTCAGGTGCACTAAAGGGACTTGGAACTGAGAACAATGCCCGCGCTGCCCTCATCTCTCGTGGTCTTCTCGAAATCCGTGACCTGACCTTGGCACTTGGCGGCACGGGTGAGGCTGTCTTCGGCCTTCCCGGCCTCGGTGACTTACTGCTCACCTGCTCTTCAGAACTCTCACGTAACTTTACGGTGGGCATGAAGCTCGGCCAAGGCATTTCCCTCGAAGAGATCAAGCGCACCAGCAAGGCCGTTGCTGAGGGTGTTGCAACCGCTGAGCCGCTGGAGCGACTCGCCAAGAAGCACAACGTGCACCTCCCCATATGCCATGAGGTCTACAATGTGTTGTATGCCAACGGTTGTGCCAAACGCTCGTTCAAGAAGCTCAACTCCTGCAAGTTGGCTGATGAGGGGCTCCCAGCGCTCCCGCGCACTTCCAAAATGTAA
- a CDS encoding RNA-binding protein, putative — MQEKEVQLYGGAITSSFPATMVDVSDMRQVPDTQEVYTEVETGMCIIIELLAREHEVSNDNCGNYFFIDLAKANGCNTEGYNLKPQHQLHPTDYPLVSQPPSGSVAASGRYCTFGCVISGHQHISKYTNEKGKENDILVVMSVLRFEPPISTDVLISISAPQWIHPESSEARVVQKLRSEEEVTAVMRRILLSFNIRDWGLFVPEE, encoded by the coding sequence ATGCAAGAGAAGGAGGTGCAGCTGTATGGTGGAGCCATTACAAGCTCTTTCCCGGCGACTATGGTTGACGTAAGTGATATGCGACAGGTTCCTGACACACAGGAAGTGTACACAGAAGTAGAGACAGGCATGTGTATTATCATAGAGCTTTTAGCGAGGGAGCATGAGGTTAGTAATGACAATTGCGgaaattattttttcatcGACCTTGCAAAGGCCAATGGCTGCAATACTGAAGGCTACAACCTTAAACCACAACATCAATTACACCCAACCGATTATCCCCTTGTATCACAACCGCCCTCAGGGTCCGTTGCAGCTAGTGGCCGGTACTGCACATTTGGTTGTGTCATTAGCGGCCACCAACATATATCGAAAtacacaaatgaaaaaggaaaagaaaatgatattCTTGTGGTTATGTCGGTGTTACGTTTTGAACCACCCATATCAACGGACGTGCTAATCTCCATATCGGCACCTCAGTGGATTCATCCCGAGAGCAGTGAGGCTCGTGTCGTGCAGAAGTTGcgtagtgaagaagaagtgaCAGCGGTAATGCGGcgtattcttctttccttcaacaTAAGAGATTGGGGTCTTTTTGTACCGGAAGAATGA